Proteins encoded in a region of the Eretmochelys imbricata isolate rEreImb1 unplaced genomic scaffold, rEreImb1.hap1 Scaffold_55, whole genome shotgun sequence genome:
- the CD68 gene encoding macrosialin — protein MGALVLLLCLAVCIFTPPSDGAQELTTPSSRIEAPCDGCPRHKSSATLVPSFTKTTPTTTHRTTRPTNHTTTHPTHHTTTHRTTRPTNHTTTHGTHHTTTHPTNHTTTHPTHHTTTHGTHHTTTHPTNHTTTHPTHHTTTHGTHHTTTHPANHTTPHTTPHLTTAAPTLPPDAAVGNYLVWNGSDVCLRVQSGLQIRIQYENRSKARLWGAFTVQPNHTVVLGTCSQDSATMNITFAQGFLHFTFVKNTTQNAVYLHEVGASLNVHFPGPHVRTGVQAVVGGALAPAESQFGAQNSGLREFEARLGKSYQCGNRSLALAPAFHLDALHERLQAFALPGGHFGDAEQCPEDRHSMVVPIVIGVVLLVLILIIVIAYMLGRRRSRGGYQTI, from the exons TCTGCATCTTCACCCCGCCCAGTGATGGGGCCCAGGAACTAACCACGCCCAGCTCCAGGATCGAGGCCCCGTGCGACGGCTGCCCCCGCCATAAGTCATCGGCCACCCTCGTGCCGTCTTTCACCAAAACCACCCCCACCACGACCCACCGCACGACACGCCCCACCAATCACACCACGACCCACCCGACCCACCACACCACGACCCACCGCACGACACGCCCCACCAATCACACCACGACCCACGGGACCCACCACACCACGACCCACCCGACCAACCACACTACGACCCACCCGACCCACCACACCACGACCCACGGGACCCACCACACCACGACCCACCCAACCAACCACACTACGACCCACCCGACCCACCACACCACGACCCACGGGACCCACCACACCACGACCCACCCGGCCAACCACACCACCCCGCACACGACCCCCCACCTCACCACGGCGGCCCCGACGCTGCCCCCGGATGCGGCAGTAGGGAACTACTTGGTGTGGAATGGGTCGGACGTCTGCCTCCGGGTTCAGTCGGGCCTCCAGATCCGGATCCAATACGAGAACCGCTCCAAAGCGCGG ctgtGGGGCGCGTTTACCGTCCAGCCGAACCACACCGTGGTGCTGGGAACCTGCTCCCAGGACTCAGCCACCATGAACATCACCTTCGCCCAGGGCTTCCTGCACTTCACCTTCGTGAAG AATACAACCCAAAACGCTGTCTACCTGCACGAGGTCGGAGCCAGCTTGAACGTCCACTTCCCGGGGCCACACGTGAGAACTGGGGTCCAGGctgttgtggggggag CTCTCGCCCCCGCAGAGAGCCAGTTCGGGGCGCAGAACAGCGGCCTGCGGGAGTTCGAAGCCCGGCTGGGGAAGTCCTACCAGTGCGGGAACCGCAGCCTGGCGCTGGCCCCCGCCTTCCACCTCGACGCCCTGCACGAGCGGCTCCAGGCCTTCGCCCTTCCCGGGGGCCACTTCGGGGACG CCGAGCAGTGCCCGGAGGATCGGCACAGCATGGTGGTCCCCATCGTCATCGGGGTGGTTCTTCTGGTCCTGATCCTGATCATCGTCATCGCCTACATGCTGGGCCGGCGCCGGTCCCGGGGCGGCTACCAGACCATCTGA